The [Eubacterium] siraeum genome contains a region encoding:
- a CDS encoding lysoplasmalogenase, with product MKKLVLPLNIIFLGLSLACDTALIITHLYPIKITASVFFMLAATVNLIYALKYFPDKKLPSVILTVGVFFAMSADIAINLNFIAGAAIFALGHICYFIAYSLMQKPRPTDFIPAIIIFIPIVLFMMFSPLLDFGSSLMKIIGISYAVIICIMTGKAIMNFIRIKNKFNLILALGSVLFLISDIMLLMAYFSKIDFPFSNFCLALYYPGQCLIANGLAHIKTATTEKIRVA from the coding sequence ATGAAAAAACTCGTTTTACCGCTCAACATTATTTTTCTCGGCTTATCGCTTGCTTGCGATACAGCTCTGATAATTACTCATCTCTACCCGATAAAAATAACCGCAAGCGTTTTCTTTATGCTTGCCGCCACAGTAAACCTGATATACGCCCTGAAATACTTCCCCGATAAGAAACTGCCGTCAGTAATACTGACCGTCGGCGTATTCTTCGCAATGAGCGCAGATATAGCGATAAACTTAAACTTCATCGCAGGAGCGGCGATTTTCGCCTTAGGTCATATCTGTTATTTCATAGCATATTCGCTGATGCAAAAGCCCCGTCCGACCGACTTTATCCCCGCAATTATAATATTTATCCCCATAGTGCTGTTTATGATGTTCTCACCGCTTCTTGACTTCGGCTCATCGCTTATGAAAATCATCGGCATTTCATACGCAGTTATAATCTGCATTATGACAGGCAAAGCAATAATGAACTTTATCCGCATAAAGAACAAATTCAACCTTATACTTGCGCTCGGCAGTGTGCTGTTCCTTATATCCGATATAATGCTCCTGATGGCGTACTTCTCAAAAATAGATTTCCCGTTCTCGAATTTCTGCCTTGCCCTATATTACCCCGGTCAATGCCTTATTGCAAACGGTCTTGCACATATTAAAACAGCTACAACAGAAAAAATCCGTGTCGCCTGA
- a CDS encoding HAD family hydrolase codes for MKYIQLVVASAEEGVAKPDKRIFDIALKRAGCSPSEAVMIGDRVDNDIIPANEMGMMTIWVRQGLGKYWTISDESEKADFTVDNLSELLDIF; via the coding sequence ATGAAATATATACAGCTTGTTGTAGCTTCTGCCGAAGAAGGAGTTGCCAAACCTGATAAAAGAATATTCGATATAGCACTAAAGCGAGCAGGTTGCAGTCCGTCCGAAGCGGTAATGATCGGTGACAGAGTGGATAATGATATAATTCCCGCTAATGAAATGGGAATGATGACGATATGGGTGAGGCAAGGCTTAGGCAAATATTGGACGATTTCTGACGAGAGCGAAAAGGCTGATTTTACGGTGGATAACCTATCGGAGCTTTTGGACATTTTTTGA